The genome window AAGGGGATAGATTGTAATTGGGTAAGACCATCAGAAATCTCTCTGGTCAGTTCAAGAATGCTTGTCAATATGAGAACTTCCAAACATCTCCACAGTGAAGAACTAGCTGTGGTTGTTTCCTTTTGAGAACTATCAGAAACTGAAGAGACTCTTTTAACAATCCATTGCCAGATACCCACCAATATGTTTAAAAATTGCATTCTTGATGAGTCCTCTTTATTTGATCCATTGTCCACAGAAATGTCTTTCAAGTCCCTGCCTGCTTCATCTGACTGATTACCTTTTGggaataacaaaattttacaaaatGATATCTTTgcgaaaattttatttacaagGTTTAATGATTCATTGAGTGATTGAGAACCCAATCCACCAACATCACAGTCTATCAGCTCATTGTGTTCCGAAGAAGGTgggaaaattgaattaaaaagcTTTAATcgcttcttcaatttcattgaaTCTTCATTCAAACTAAAGTGATAACGCAACATATAAATTGCTTTTCCAAGAAGACTATCATCAATGAGACAGAGAAGTTCTGGAGCAGATGATGGCAAAAACTCTCCAAATTCTTCCTGAAACACATCTCTAGACACAAAAGTATTCCAATGTTGGAAACCATTCAAAagaatctttgaataaaaaacAGGTATATTTCTAAAATGCTTGTAACACAGCCttccaaatttcatggaaACGGAATTCAAATAAGACAATGCAGCAGGCAAAAGCATCATATAGTGCTCATCTGGAAGAGCAGGGACACAAGTCTCTTCTATCACATTGCCTTCATGTAGAAAATCTTTGTTCAGGATACCCAAAAATAAGTGCCCAAAGGTAGACAAATGCATGGAGCTCATATCAGTAAGAAGAGACAAAAATCTAGCTTTCTTCTTGCTTGTTCTGTAAATGCAATGGGAAAGCATTTCTACAGGAGTGGTTGCTATAACTCTCGACAATACTATATGTAATGGATGAAGATTACATTGCTGCATATATTTGTGTCTGCAAACGGCGTTTATAGCCTCCAGCAAACATACATCCATAACTTCTGCTTTaaaatgcaaagaaaactTACATACTTTACTGTAGATTTCCTCAAAAATGTCGGTGTTGATACTGGTCTCTTCCATTTTCCAAAACAAATCATATGATTTTCTCTTTGTATGTGGTTGCTGCAAATAACTAGACAGATTTCTGAAAGCACCACCAGCAATGCAAGACCCAAAAGAAATAGCAGATTTCTGGTTGTCATCTATGTCAACTCTACTAAACATCCATCGCACCAATTCAAGAAGCTCAAAAGGAGATATAAAACGAATCAAAGCATGTAAAGCATAATATGTTGGCAGGAAAGGCATTAGATCTTTAGCACTAATGCATTGATCAAATTTGTCCCTGACTACCTGAAGTAGCTTCTGCAGCAAGATGTTAAAAGCTTTCACAAATTGTTTACCAGCACCATTTTCAACTTCTGGTGTAAATTGGTGGTCAttgcataaagaaaaaaagtagtCACAAGTTGTTGCCAATATATTCAAGCCATGCCGATCTAATATATGAATTCTCTGCCTGGATAAACCAATCAAAGCATCTGTATTTTCCGCTAGGTTACTCTTTGGCAAGTCCTCACTACATCCCAAAGGACAGGAAAATGACATTATCATTGCAGGATGAGAGAAGATGGTTTCAGCCACTTCTTGAATATCTTGGCTTGACAGAAGAGCCCAGGAATTTTTAGACGAACCAGAATCAGTATTCAAAACCAACAGTTGAGATAACAAACTATCCACAAGAACTAAACAAATCTCAGACAGTTGCTGGAAGTTGACTAATTGTTCAATTCTATGAGATGACCGTATCTGATAAAGCCAAAATAGCACAAGACGCAAATAGGAAATAGGGTGGCAATCAGTTGGGCACTCAGATAATTTAGCTAGAAGCAAGTCTTGTATCTTTGAGGGCTCTGATGGAGGACCATGAATGCTCATAATGGCAGGGAATAGAACATGGAAAGGTGCCTTCTTCAAGAAGAAGCTAAAGGCAGCAGAAGCAGCTTCATCTGCATCAACATCTTGGTTATATACCATTTCTCCTGCATAAGAAGCAGGGTCAAGAGAAAAATTGTTTCTACCTCTGCAACTATTGGATAGAGCCATATCCAgagcaggaaaaaaaatttctggcCACAACTTGGAAACACTGCCTAGAAGGGTTTGTTCAAGAAAGAATCTCGATGATAAGAGAGAGACAGGAACACCCAGAACAAATTGTGAAACGGTCATAACGGATGgaaaaaattttaatattccATCAGACATAGTACAGAgaattgagaaagaaaaggctTTGGTGATTCCAGCTACTTCACTATCATCCCTACTCTTTTCAAATCTTTTAACTTCCTCAAGTGCAGTTGCTAAAGAACTACCAGCAGGCATAGCCTTATTGGGAATAGAAAAAATACCACAAGTTTTCTGATCAGATATACTTTTCGAAAAGAGAAGTAAATCGTTTAAAGGCCTCCACTCACAGTTGTTTACCCCAGAATCATCAATGACAGAACAGTCACCAAGCCTCTCAGCCAAGACTGAACAAATCAAAGAAGACAACAATACTGCATCAACCTATCAAAATTGATCTTCATATTAGATTGTGTTCAAAAAACATTCAATTCTAAGCTAAAAAATAGAAGATCTGTACCTGAGTTTGCAAGAGATATTTCAGTGTGCTGCATACATATGTTGATACCATTGACTTCTCATGCATTGTAAAGGATCCAGATCCAGAATCGATCAACCTTAGACACTTCTGCAGCACACATATGCTGAGAGGACTGAAATGAGGTTTCGCTTCTGCAAGACAAACAAAGGAAAATTCAGCATGAAGAAATAGCCTTTCGCACAGTTGAAGGAAAGGATACATTAGGACCACTTTCATCTAAAAAACAAGATTTATTCCTGAATAATAGCACAATTCAAAAGCTTATTAAACGAATTTAAAACTACACACTCAATTCAATAGAAAAAGTAAGAAGGTGAAGAAATTATTGGACAACTTAAAATTATTACACTAGGCAAAATTGTACACAACACGTTAACACCACATGAACCTGCAAGAAAAATTTAGTGTTAAAGCTGAAGCTTAAAGGGTTGTATTGGAAAACAGGCGGATCCATTAGCCACCTACTAAGTTTCGCGTCAACCTGAGAAATCTGTTTTAACCCATCAAGAACACTGTTATTTTAAGATGAGTTTAACATTTGGTGTATAATGTTTAAACATTAGTATTTCATGCGCGCGTTACccattatttttgtatattgtgtttgtgtttgcaTTTTTCCACCAGTTCACTTACGGTCATGCTCAGTTTTGGCTAATTTTCACAAGACACAACACAAACCTGCAAAAACGCAACTCGTTTCCAGGTCTACTTCAAGACATCATATGCAACTTACATGCTCAAGCACCACTACCATAAATCTAATTTATCAGAAATGAGGACATTAACATACTTCTTTCCCTTACTATCCTGCAACAGTACATGAAACTTGTGTAACAGATCATGCCTCCTCTAATCAATTAACTTTATATCTAATCATTTAAAAGTCAAAAATCAAACCTGTAAAGACCtgtaaaagagaaaatttgtaaCATCACAACTCATTCACTCATTCATTGCATGGCCCTACCCATAAAGAACTGTAAAGGGTTTTatcatttaaaattttctgcGCCACATCTTAACTGAGAATGCCAGATATGCTTAGTGCCTAACAAGCAAACTTGGCAAGTATCAATtaatccaccaccaccaaaaaatgaaaataaagatgtACCAATGCTAAAATTTACAAATCAGATGAATAACAGTTACCTTTATTTGTTTCCAAAGGGCGGGTATAACACTTAACAATCTCCCAGTATTTGAACAAATTATTCCCAGTTGTAGAAATGGCATCACATAAGAATGAGTTGACAACATGACACAAGCTCTGTAATACATCCAAGCCGAGGACTTGAACAGAAGATTTTTCTCCATCAAAACCCGGTAAAAACAAGAACCATGATGCAATTTCATGTTGGTTTCTGTCAAAAGCACCAGTACTCAACATAGCCGCTTGCGCAAGACGATATGCTTGATCCTTTATGTCATTGATTTGTGAAAAAACTAGCAAGTTCATGAATGCCAAAAGATGTTTGTACATCAGTGGTGGAGTCCTAATTGGAATTCTACCACTTGGAGACCATCCAACGAATTCTACTAGCAAAGACAAAAGAGAGCGCTGCAGATCAGTTTGTGATGCTGAAGGACTGCTTAGGAGATTCATAAAAAACTCAAATGATCCCTCCAAGACAGTGGGCATTATCCGCTGcgataaaagaattaaaagaaCATTGTAAGCAACAACTACATAGGAGCATATGCTTTCAGACTGTTGATAAACGAAGAAATACATACATTCAGGCATATACTTAGTTCCAAAGCATGAAGCAAATGAGTTATCCTTTGTAGTAAGGATGCACCCTACATTACTAGTTCTATTATGTGTGAGAAACGTTTTCCCTCGAGGGATTAAGACAAGCCTTGACTTGAAAGCATCAAAACACAATAGATGCACTCCCTAAAGGCCTGATAGAGCTAGAAAATCACATCCCTCACACAGCAAATCCAATATGCCAAatcagcttctttttttttttaacaaaaaagcAACAACGATCCCTACATTggccaaataaaaaaaatatcaggCATAAGTATCTAACCCTGCGTTTTTATGCCCCATAAGGCCTCAATAAAAGATCCAAGAGAAAATAAGACTAGGAATAACTTACAAGATAAATTTTCAAAGCATCGAGCACCCTACAGTGGAAGTATATCTCTGCATCCTTAAGTGTCGTTAGGGATGTGGAATGAAGATCCAAACCCCAAATTTCCGCCACAACATTTGTAGCATCCTTTTCATTGTCCAATCCATCGTCTGTGGACGTACCTACAATTCTCTCACTAATCTCGGGCAAAGCAACATCTGGATCAAAATTTAGCCCACCTATAATAATGTCTGCATCCTTGTTCTCTATAtctgttttcaattttttcacaCTACTGCGGCTGTATTCGGGGAACTTCTCCAACTCTGCTGTCCTCTTTAACTGTTGATTTTTGGAGTGATTACTCAGAGAAGAAAGTAGAGTCAACAAAACTTGAGGATCAGGGAGCAAGGTACGGACTTCATTTTGAAAATCTTGCTTGAAAGACTCTGAAACATATAACTTCCCATTTTGGTTTAAAACACCAAGGAAGGAGTCCAGCAACTTCAATGCCTCTAAAAGAACCCTTAAAGTTCCGTGCTTCACTAGAAAATCAGAGTGAAGCAGTCCCTTATTGATTGTGGACCGGCTGAATGAACGGGGATACAAGCATTTCATGATACTCTGCACGTCCACATTGTCCAACAAGGCTTGATCATGAGACTGAAAATCATGGAAACCAAAAGGATGCCCGCTTCCCACTGAAGAAACCACGTTTGCTGCCAGAGTAACAGCAGAAAACCTGCAAATGCTTCAATCACCATGCAAATATAGAGGAATAGAGGACCAGCTAAATTGAGTATTAAACAATATGATGAATAGGTATAAATAATCTGACCAGGTAGGCGACGCACAGTCCTCCAGGTTGTAGGGGAACTCTACCATATATGCTGCAGCAATAGGCGGTCTCCCATTAACAATAGCCAAAAGCAGATCCCTGTGGTACCCAATCTCAGTTGCTttaagtttcttcattagaTCCACAAGTCGCTTTGAATTACCCCTCAGGCGTCTCTTCAAATCTGACATCAAGCCATTACAAGGATCGGTACAAACCATAACTAAGACACTGTATGCCAATTCTGCTGATGCGCCACCATTCTCCCTTCCACAAACGTTGACTAACTGTTCCAAAGTAACACTCCCAAAGAGAACACTTCGAAGACTTGGGGAAACTGATGACTCTTCAACAAGAATCCTGTTCCTCAATGTGGACAAAACATATAAAACAgtctcatcatcatcattcccAAGCCCGCGAAGGACAACAGAGTACATTTCCTTCTGCCGCATAACCGACCTCAGCAATCCTGGCGTTCCCACCTCCAGAAATGACACTGCAAACCCCACAAACGCCCTTCTCAATGACAGCTTCATTCTTCTCTCGTTCTGCTTCTTTTTGTACTCACCCATCTTGGAAAACCCCTGGAGtttgaaatcaaaattcttTGCAACCTCAGATGCCAAACCAGACCCACGCCTCACAATCGAACCCAAAAGCAGAAGTGCCACCTTCTGGCGTTTCGCTTCTTTACTGTTCAACTCCTTATACACATCTTGCAACTGCTCTTCAATAAGCAACCGAGCAAACCTATCCAATGCCCTACTTATAGCCATCCTCTCCACATcatttggtttatatattCCATCAGGATGACTCAAAATAACAGAAATTAATTTAAGTATACAAAACATTCCCGATTTCCCTCGCCGCAGCTTCCAAGCACCCAGAAGCTCCAAGCACTTGGCTGAATTCTTCACATAATAATGGAGCAATTCACCTCCAGAATTCCCTTTCAGCAACTTAATGAATTCTTTTGTACCGTCAGAGCATAATTTAATTTCGACAGAATTAATCTTATGCAACAGCTCTTTAAGTTTAGCTTCATGGGTCACTTTAAGCG of Prunus dulcis chromosome 4, ALMONDv2, whole genome shotgun sequence contains these proteins:
- the LOC117624859 gene encoding uncharacterized protein LOC117624859 isoform X1, whose translation is MEVASSASEDQAMVVENYDDEVERAEMPKPTLKVTHEAKLKELLHKINSVEIKLCSDGTKEFIKLLKGNSGGELLHYYVKNSAKCLELLGAWKLRRGKSGMFCILKLISVILSHPDGIYKPNDVERMAISRALDRFARLLIEEQLQDVYKELNSKEAKRQKVALLLLGSIVRRGSGLASEVAKNFDFKLQGFSKMGEYKKKQNERRMKLSLRRAFVGFAVSFLEVGTPGLLRSVMRQKEMYSVVLRGLGNDDDETVLYVLSTLRNRILVEESSVSPSLRSVLFGSVTLEQLVNVCGRENGGASAELAYSVLVMVCTDPCNGLMSDLKRRLRGNSKRLVDLMKKLKATEIGYHRDLLLAIVNGRPPIAAAYMVEFPYNLEDCASPTWFSAVTLAANVVSSVGSGHPFGFHDFQSHDQALLDNVDVQSIMKCLYPRSFSRSTINKGLLHSDFLVKHGTLRVLLEALKLLDSFLGVLNQNGKLYVSESFKQDFQNEVRTLLPDPQVLLTLLSSLSNHSKNQQLKRTAELEKFPEYSRSSVKKLKTDIENKDADIIIGGLNFDPDVALPEISERIVGTSTDDGLDNEKDATNVVAEIWGLDLHSTSLTTLKDAEIYFHCRVLDALKIYLRIMPTVLEGSFEFFMNLLSSPSASQTDLQRSLLSLLVEFVGWSPSGRIPIRTPPLMYKHLLAFMNLLVFSQINDIKDQAYRLAQAAMLSTGAFDRNQHEIASWFLFLPGFDGEKSSVQVLGLDVLQSLCHVVNSFLCDAISTTGNNLFKYWEIVKCYTRPLETNKEAKPHFSPLSICVLQKCLRLIDSGSGSFTMHEKSMVSTYVCSTLKYLLQTQVDAVLLSSLICSVLAERLGDCSVIDDSGVNNCEWRPLNDLLLFSKSISDQKTCGIFSIPNKAMPAGSSLATALEEVKRFEKSRDDSEVAGITKAFSFSILCTMSDGILKFFPSVMTVSQFVLGVPVSLLSSRFFLEQTLLGSVSKLWPEIFFPALDMALSNSCRGRNNFSLDPASYAGEMVYNQDVDADEAASAAFSFFLKKAPFHVLFPAIMSIHGPPSEPSKIQDLLLAKLSECPTDCHPISYLRLVLFWLYQIRSSHRIEQLVNFQQLSEICLVLVDSLLSQLLVLNTDSGSSKNSWALLSSQDIQEVAETIFSHPAMIMSFSCPLGCSEDLPKSNLAENTDALIGLSRQRIHILDRHGLNILATTCDYFFSLCNDHQFTPEVENGAGKQFVKAFNILLQKLLQVVRDKFDQCISAKDLMPFLPTYYALHALIRFISPFELLELVRWMFSRVDIDDNQKSAISFGSCIAGGAFRNLSSYLQQPHTKRKSYDLFWKMEETSINTDIFEEIYSKVCKFSLHFKAEVMDVCLLEAINAVCRHKYMQQCNLHPLHIVLSRVIATTPVEMLSHCIYRTSKKKARFLSLLTDMSSMHLSTFGHLFLGILNKDFLHEGNVIEETCVPALPDEHYMMLLPAALSYLNSVSMKFGRLCYKHFRNIPVFYSKILLNGFQHWNTFVSRDVFQEEFGEFLPSSAPELLCLIDDSLLGKAIYMLRYHFSLNEDSMKLKKRLKLFNSIFPPSSEHNELIDCDVGGLGSQSLNESLNLVNKIFAKISFCKILLFPKGNQSDEAGRDLKDISVDNGSNKEDSSRMQFLNILVGIWQWIVKRVSSVSDSSQKETTTASSSLWRCLEVLILTSILELTREISDGLTQLQSIPFLEQLMKSALLYRFEDPTTLKTVRDVLTFLSEGKFSRVPYLQLLLAHSQFAPTIHSVYKSSDCSTVGAFSRPLSGILRSLVFPSTNKNVIDGKCNLETTNLYVKQLEVIKLLRILFPIKVHQYGFHFAKDLGINLRELHLLLLSSYGSTLSEIDEEIYNLMRSIESIDVMEPVNFAGMDHLWGNAVLKIEKERTLAQNLSYDGMTDTEAVKERRRSQFRENLVIDPKLCASTVLYFPYDRVTSEELLSLNKFQKDNFDHMHVLHSPDVENVERYNPVFILRFSIHSLAEGYIEPLEFAGLGLLGIAFMSMSSPDDRIRRLGYDSLGRFKNALEKSAKRKGVRQIQLLLTYVQNAIEEPWQRIPSVNAIFAAETSLILLDPSHDHYAALTKLLMRSSRLNVKNILFFSNFFWSSSINFKAERLWILRLVYAGLNFEDDAKIYMKNSVLETLMSFYVSPISDDESKELILQVVKKAVKLHKMARYLVEQCGLFSWLSSVLSILNESHFRDEKSLFLLQLAVVSEVVNDVISSRNMTEWLQKYALEQLMELTSHLYKFLVSYMALIKQKVAVVNPILGIIISTLKISQKRRIYQPHFILSIEGSYNIYEAVKMCDNTRSCDTAELGLHAILMSAPPVTIFCLSREKLSSFLMWAISAAVEVESAKMLQHKESHQCFAIIPEEELQENSLISKLLRWLTASVILGKLDWKSNDLDPEFPKMLNIKTLQSLMDHVESACRENSKSSYGCEEILASAILYLQQLAGTNYKMLPSVTTALSLLLSDASIFAGFLCNNRSVVKSLWSKVGFPAEANPAWRWSFYQPWKDLTLELTGSQKMEELHACQSLLVIISNVLGKGPSEMQVSLTQEVDRLGVFEWERSIAETQSC
- the LOC117624859 gene encoding uncharacterized protein LOC117624859 isoform X2, with amino-acid sequence MEVASSASEDQAMVVENYDDEVERAEMPKPTLKVTHEAKLKELLHKINSVEIKLCSDGTKEFIKLLKGNSGGELLHYYVKNSAKCLELLGAWKLRRGKSGMFCILKLISVILSHPDGIYKPNDVERMAISRALDRFARLLIEEQLQDVYKELNSKEAKRQKVALLLLGSIVRRGSGLASEVAKNFDFKLQGFSKMGEYKKKQNERRMKLSLRRAFVGFAVSFLEVGTPGLLRSVMRQKEMYSVVLRGLGNDDDETVLYVLSTLRNRILVEESSVSPSLRSVLFGSVTLEQLVNVCGRENGGASAELAYSVLVMVCTDPCNGLMSDLKRRLRGNSKRLVDLMKKLKATEIGYHRDLLLAIVNGRPPIAAAYMVEFPYNLEDCASPTWFSAVTLAANVVSSVGSGHPFGFHDFQSHDQALLDNVDVQSIMKCLYPRSFSRSTINKGLLHSDFLVKHGTLRVLLEALKLLDSFLGVLNQNGKLYVSESFKQDFQNEVRTLLPDPQVLLTLLSSLSNHSKNQQLKRTAELEKFPEYSRSSVKKLKTDIENKDADIIIGGLNFDPDVALPEISERIVGTSTDDGLDNEKDATNVVAEIWGLDLHSTSLTTLKDAEIYFHCRVLDALKIYLRIMPTVLEGSFEFFMNLLSSPSASQTDLQRSLLSLLVEFVGWSPSGRIPIRTPPLMYKHLLAFMNLLVFSQINDIKDQAYRLAQAAMLSTGAFDRNQHEIASWFLFLPGFDGEKSSVQVLGLDVLQSLCHVVNSFLCDAISTTGNNLFKYWEIVKCYTRPLETNKEAKPHFSPLSICVLQKCLRLIDSGSGSFTMHEKSMVSTYVCSTLKYLLQTQVDAVLLSSLICSVLAERLGDCSVIDDSGVNNCEWRPLNDLLLFSKSISDQKTCGIFSIPNKAMPAGSSLATALEEVKRFEKSRDDSEVAGITKAFSFSILCTMSDGILKFFPSVMTVSQFVLGVPVSLLSSRFFLEQTLLGSVSKLWPEIFFPALDMALSNSCRGRNNFSLDPASYAGEMVYNQDVDADEAASAAFSFFLKKAPFHVLFPAIMSIHGPPSEPSKIQDLLLAKLSECPTDCHPISYLRLVLFWLYQIRSSHRIEQLVNFQQLSEICLVLVDSLLSQLLVLNTDSGSSKNSWALLSSQDIQEVAETIFSHPAMIMSFSCPLGCSEDLPKSNLAENTDALIGLSRQRIHILDRHGLNILATTCDYFFSLCNDHQFTPEVENGAGKQFVKAFNILLQKLLQVVRDKFDQCISAKDLMPFLPTYYALHALIRFISPFELLELVRWMFSRVDIDDNQKSAISFGSCIAGGAFRNLSSYLQQPHTKRKSYDLFWKMEETSINTDIFEEIYSKVCKFSLHFKAEVMDVCLLEAINAVCRHKYMQQCNLHPLHIVLSRVIATTPVEMLSHCIYRTSKKKARFLSLLTDMSSMHLSTFGHLFLGILNKDFLHEGNVIEETCVPALPDEHYMMLLPAALSYLNSVSMKFGRLCYKHFRNIPVFYSKILLNGFQHWNTFVSRDVFQEEFGEFLPSSAPELLCLIDDSLLGKAIYMLRYHFSLNEDSMKLKKRLKLFNSIFPPSSEHNELIDCDVGGLGSQSLNESLNLVNKIFAKISFCKILLFPKGNQSDEAGRDLKDISVDNGSNKEDSSRMQFLNILVGIWQWIVKRVSSVSDSSQKETTTASSSLWRCLEVLILTSILELTREISDGLTQLQSIPFLEQLMKSALLYRFEDPTTLKTVRDVLTFLSEGKFSRVPYLQLLLAHSQFAPTIHSVYKSSDCSTVGAFSRPLSGILRSLVFPSTNKNVIDGKCNLETTNLYVKQLEVIKLLRILFPIKVHQYGFHFAKDLGINLRELHLLLLSSYGSTLSEIDEEIYNLMRSIESIDVMEPVNFAGMDHLWGNAVLKIEKERTLAQNLSYDGMTDTEAVKERRRSQFRENLVIDPKLCASTVLYFPYDRVTSEELLSLNKFQKDNFDHMHVLHSPDVENVERYNPVFILRFSIHSLAEGYIEPLEFAGLGLLGIAFMSMSSPDDRIRRLGYDSLGRFKNALEKSAKRKGVRQIQLLLTYVQNAIEEPWQRIPSVNAIFAAETSLILLDPSHDHYAALTKLLMRSSRLNVKNILFFSNFFWSSSINFKAERLWILRLVYAGLNFEDDAKIYMKNSVLETLMSFYVSPISDDESKELILQVVKKAVKLHKMARYLVEQCGLFSWLSSVLSILNESHFRDEKSLFLLQLAVVSESREKLSSFLMWAISAAVEVESAKMLQHKESHQCFAIIPEEELQENSLISKLLRWLTASVILGKLDWKSNDLDPEFPKMLNIKTLQSLMDHVESACRENSKSSYGCEEILASAILYLQQLAGTNYKMLPSVTTALSLLLSDASIFAGFLCNNRSVVKSLWSKVGFPAEANPAWRWSFYQPWKDLTLELTGSQKMEELHACQSLLVIISNVLGKGPSEMQVSLTQEVDRLGVFEWERSIAETQSC